A window of Ictalurus furcatus strain D&B chromosome 4, Billie_1.0, whole genome shotgun sequence genomic DNA:
AACTCAGTTTCAGATCAGATCTGCACAAAGCCAGCTCATGTGCAAGCCATAATAGGAGAGACATTTTCATCAGTGTCCATGGCTATAGCAAAGAGTATTGGACCTTTCAGCATCCCCTTAGTAAGaattaatgcattttttattatgactatgattataattatttcCAAAATGATTATGATAATTATTCTAAAGGTGAGATGatataaagacattttataaCTCATTTAATACTCATGATATTATTTCACAGTATGAAAAATACTGACTGACTGTTATTCCTGATATAAGTATTTAAATCTAATTTTAGATAAGTTACCATTCTACCTGTGAGTGTCTGAGTGATAAAAGGAAATATCCCTCATTTCTGCGCACTATTCCCAGTGATTATTACCAGACCATAGCACTTGCAGAGTTGGTCAAAAACTTTGGCTGGACCTGGGTGGGAGCAATAAAAAGAGATGATGACTATGGTAACAGTGGAATGGCTGCATTTATTAAAATTGCAGAACAACTGGGTATATGTGTAGAATATTCCCTTCCATTTTTTATAACATATTCAAAAGAAAGAGTCTTGAGAATTGTTGAGCAAATTAAAAGCGCTACTTCTCGAGTGATAGTGGGATTTGTCACTCCCCGGGAATTTGAGattttatttcaagtatttGCTGAACACAACATCACTGGATACCAGTGGGTGGGAACTGAGGGATGGATTGCTGATCCAGTAGCAGCCACACTGGATAAGTACAATATATTGCAAGGAGCTATAGGGCTAGCTATTCCCAAAACAACGGTAACAGGTCTGAAGGACTTCATTCTAGATGTAAAACCACTGAAATCAGTAGGCAGTGCCATTTTTACAAAATTCTGGGAGGCTTTGTTTACCTGTACATATAGAGGACAGAATAATTCAGTGGGCATGCCAATGTGCACAGGTGAAGAGAAACTGTCTGAAGTGATAAACACCTTCACTGACATGTCCATGATGCCCATTTTCAATAATGTATATAAAGGAGTGTATGCCATTGCCCATACACTCCATGAACTTCTTGGCTGCAAACAAACATGTCCTACAAAGACGCAGCCTGATCCTTTCACAGTAAGTTAACAGTATTTTTAAGGGATTGGTATTTTTATCTTTGATATACCAAGCTGCACTCTTTTAAATAAGCAGGCAAAAATGCCCATAACTTTACTTTATTCAATCAGTTTCTAGAACACCTGAAAAAAGTGTGTTTTAAGACAAAAGATGGCGAAGATGTTTACTTTGATGAAAATGGTGATCCTCCtgcaaaatatgaaataataaactggcaaaaaagtaaagaaagccAGTATGAATTTGTTACAGTTGGACTTTATGACACCTCAGTTCCTGGTAAGAATCGATTAGCAGTAAATATGGCCTCAATTGTCTGGGCACAAAATACAAATCAAGTGAgtataaggaataaaatttGAATTGGTGTCAATGGAATTAATTATCGCAGAATGACTTCATAATATAGATCATATTGTAGGTCAAGTAACCACATTTTCTCCTTAAACAAGGTGCCAAAATCTGTATGTAGTGAGAGTTGCCCACCTGGAACAAGGAAAGCTGTGCAGAAAGGAAAGCCCATCTGCTGTTTCGACTGCATACCATGTGCTGCTGGAGAGATCAGTAATATGTCAGGTCTGGAATATTCCTAAAGAAGAAAactattatataacaaatactacttctactgataataataataataataataataataataataataatagtaataataatgcattattattattattattattattattattattattattattattatttgtccgTAACATTCTACAAAATTAGTATGACAATTATGTCAACCTGTTGATTAAAGAGATGACTGTGGTAATGGCAAGAATTTGCAGTTATATTTCTGacatattaaattcattatttcttctatatattaaatgtttaacttgttttgtgtggtttttttttgtttttttttctctataacAGATTCAGTTGAATGTGAACGGTGCCAACAAGATTATTGGTCAAATGCAGACAAGAATAAATGTGTAAAGAAGGAAGTTGAATATTTGTCCTATCAGGAAACAATGGGAATTTTGCTAACAGTGGTTTCTATTGGTGGTTCATTGATGACAATAGTAAtagcatttatatttttaaaatataaaaatacaccaaTAGTAAAAGCCAACAACTCTGAACTGAGCTTCCTTCTGCTCTTTTCTCTGACTCTGTGTTTCCTCTGTTCACTTACTTTCATTGGACAGCCC
This region includes:
- the LOC128606266 gene encoding extracellular calcium-sensing receptor-like translates to MEFRAFQYSQTLIYAIEEINNSSSLLPGVSLGYKIFDTCGSATQGVKVAMTLVNGNENSVSDQICTKPAHVQAIIGETFSSVSMAIAKSIGPFSIPLISYHSTCECLSDKRKYPSFLRTIPSDYYQTIALAELVKNFGWTWVGAIKRDDDYGNSGMAAFIKIAEQLGICVEYSLPFFITYSKERVLRIVEQIKSATSRVIVGFVTPREFEILFQVFAEHNITGYQWVGTEGWIADPVAATLDKYNILQGAIGLAIPKTTVTGLKDFILDVKPLKSVGSAIFTKFWEALFTCTYRGQNNSVGMPMCTGEEKLSEVINTFTDMSMMPIFNNVYKGVYAIAHTLHELLGCKQTCPTKTQPDPFTPICCFDCIPCAAGEISNMSDSVECERCQQDYWSNADKNKCVKKEVEYLSYQETMGILLTVVSIGGSLMTIVIAFIFLKYKNTPIVKANNSELSFLLLFSLTLCFLCSLTFIGQPSEWSCMLRHTAFGITFVLCISCVLGKTIVVLMAFRATLPGSNVMKWFGPPQQRLSVLVFTLIQVLICVLWLMISPPFPFRNLMHYKEKIILECSLGSTIGFWAVLGYIGLLALLCFILAFLARKLPDNFNEAKFITFSMVMFCAVWIAFIPAYVSSPGKFTVAVEIFAILASSFGLLFCIFLPKCYIIILKPEKNTKKQIMGKVPVQ